One stretch of Limnothrix sp. FACHB-406 DNA includes these proteins:
- a CDS encoding DUF1823 family protein — protein sequence MPSLTIELLWDILDDQLEDDRVNQLLWHGLGYQWDPNTQAWLAPADWQGDYPEPPNFIESRPATVKLTRSIPAENKQLLKEYLGFKGYKVGELVPRKTRRATAVNWLLGYLKEQNLLPVQPPDRPSAQDSLQSANGEDA from the coding sequence TTGCCCAGTCTCACGATCGAGCTGCTGTGGGACATTTTAGACGATCAACTAGAGGATGACCGGGTAAATCAACTGCTGTGGCATGGGTTGGGTTACCAATGGGATCCAAACACCCAAGCTTGGTTGGCTCCGGCGGACTGGCAAGGGGATTATCCAGAACCGCCGAACTTTATTGAAAGCCGCCCAGCCACGGTGAAGCTGACTCGATCGATTCCCGCCGAGAATAAGCAATTGCTGAAGGAATATTTGGGCTTCAAGGGCTACAAGGTGGGGGAATTAGTGCCCCGCAAAACCCGACGGGCAACGGCGGTGAATTGGCTGTTGGGCTATCTGAAAGAACAGAACTTGTTGCCAGTGCAGCCGCCCGATCGCCCTTCTGCCCAGGATTCATTACAGTCAGCCAATGGCGAAGACGCATGA
- a CDS encoding Uma2 family endonuclease, whose product MLEIHKPGYAEYLNLPDSDDEPVDHEIQNLLPNLLLSILAWLWSDRADWTWNVDMGIFYYRNGQLQPALCPDGFLSVGVPRQRGEQLRLSYAMWMEDEIPPIFVLEIVSKTKGGEYDQKLLRYADLGVLYYCIYNPDHYQRDRHDPFEIYKLIDGVYQRQSGEPFWMPELELGIGRQFGSFQAIDREWLYWFNEAGDRYLTPEERSALFQAQAKTLAAETQTLEEQAQTAKQRADRLAAKLRELGLNPDDL is encoded by the coding sequence ATGTTGGAGATCCACAAGCCCGGTTACGCCGAATACCTCAACTTACCGGACTCCGATGACGAGCCTGTGGATCACGAAATTCAGAATTTGTTGCCCAATCTTTTGCTCTCGATCCTGGCTTGGCTCTGGAGCGATCGCGCCGATTGGACTTGGAATGTGGACATGGGCATTTTCTATTATCGAAATGGCCAGCTCCAGCCCGCCCTCTGTCCCGATGGGTTTTTGAGTGTGGGGGTTCCCAGGCAGCGGGGTGAGCAGTTGCGACTGAGCTATGCGATGTGGATGGAGGATGAAATTCCGCCCATTTTCGTATTAGAAATTGTCTCGAAAACCAAGGGCGGCGAATACGATCAAAAACTGCTGCGCTACGCCGATTTAGGAGTGTTGTATTACTGCATCTATAACCCCGATCACTATCAGCGCGATCGCCACGATCCCTTTGAGATTTACAAGCTGATTGATGGGGTTTATCAGCGGCAAAGCGGTGAACCGTTCTGGATGCCGGAATTGGAATTGGGGATTGGCCGGCAATTTGGCTCGTTCCAAGCGATCGATCGCGAATGGCTCTATTGGTTCAACGAAGCGGGCGATCGCTACCTGACTCCCGAGGAGCGATCGGCACTGTTTCAGGCCCAAGCCAAGACCCTTGCAGCCGAAACTCAAACCCTCGAAGAACAAGCTCAGACAGCCAAGCAGCGAGCCGATCGCCTGGCAGCCAAGCTGCGGGAATTAGGCTTGAATCCTGATGACCTATAG
- a CDS encoding choice-of-anchor E domain-containing protein, with the protein MKSWFAPSVALATISLSSIAAPALALSISYSDAYVPDASTVTTLNAIDAFTGGLTDAEARNGLYGFTDIEEVLSIQKFDPSLGTLKSAKLTFDTGLWQKAYYEHLGRLRPGNAAAIKFDFEANLNLTSSGGTSVFDIPLTGAHDFTASSFDGTQDFAGTSGRKFATSLNGQYQQTKTITDAAALAGFIGAGSIDYTFSASALFSVFGPGNLSAGVLTLAKGALRVEYEYEKESTSVPEPTALLGLGLVAGGAMVQRRLRAAAPRN; encoded by the coding sequence ATGAAATCTTGGTTTGCCCCCAGCGTTGCACTTGCAACCATTTCGCTGAGTTCCATCGCAGCTCCCGCCCTTGCCCTCAGCATCAGCTACTCCGATGCCTACGTGCCGGATGCCAGCACGGTTACGACCCTGAATGCTATTGATGCATTTACGGGCGGCCTCACAGACGCAGAAGCCCGAAATGGCCTTTATGGTTTCACGGATATTGAAGAAGTCCTGTCGATTCAGAAGTTCGATCCTAGCCTTGGAACTCTGAAATCAGCCAAGTTGACCTTTGATACGGGACTTTGGCAAAAGGCTTACTACGAGCACCTCGGTCGTTTGCGCCCCGGCAACGCAGCAGCCATCAAATTTGATTTTGAGGCTAATTTAAACCTGACATCCAGCGGCGGCACGTCAGTTTTTGATATTCCCCTCACGGGTGCTCATGATTTTACGGCATCCTCATTTGATGGAACCCAAGACTTTGCTGGCACTTCGGGCCGGAAGTTTGCTACTTCTTTGAACGGTCAATATCAACAAACCAAAACCATCACTGATGCCGCAGCTTTGGCTGGCTTCATCGGTGCTGGTTCGATCGACTACACCTTCTCCGCTTCGGCTCTGTTCAGTGTCTTTGGCCCTGGTAACTTGAGTGCCGGTGTGCTGACCCTGGCTAAAGGTGCGCTGCGGGTTGAGTACGAATACGAAAAAGAATCCACCTCAGTGCCAGAACCCACCGCGCTGTTGGGTCTTGGTTTGGTGGCTGGTGGGGCAATGGTTCAGCGTCGTCTGCGGGCTGCAGCACCCCGAAACTAG